The Cannabis sativa cultivar Pink pepper isolate KNU-18-1 chromosome 8, ASM2916894v1, whole genome shotgun sequence genomic interval GCCTCTTTGATGCCAATTACTTCAGCTATTTTGGGTTGGACAATCCCACATCTACTACCAGAAATAGCCTCCAGTAATCTCTCGTTAGTACCGCAAGCCACATTCAAAACCAAATCTTTGTTGAGCTTCAAAGATAACACAATCGACATTCACCTTGACCTTAAAACTTTATGGTTTACACCATTGGTCGCTGCCATTAGTTACATCAGTAACAAATAAGGATCCCAACACCTGAGATTGAGCAACCTTCCATTGGCCGAGAACTATACGTGTCGATTTTATTACCTCCCTAGTCGAACAAGATTTTTGCTGCCAGAACAACTTGTTACAGGCCTTCTAAATTCTCCAACTTATCATATCAGCctcaaaaataatttcaaagttATTACCATTCAACAATTCAAAAGTCAACTACTTTTTTCTTGAGTTGTAACAGAAAATGAATTGATCACAGATAAATTCCAACATGCGTGAAAAATCACAACCAAGCAACACATAAAATATTGTAAGATCAACATTAACATGCTTAGTATTGAGTTGTACCTTGGTTGGAAGATACCTCGAGCAAGCTCTCCACAAGAATTGTAGAACTTTAGGGAGAACTGCTAACTGCAGAGTTTTTTTCAGCCACGATCATCATCCACAAACAACCAATTTCCTGTAGAGGATTGAAGGGATTTATATGCACTCTTTACTGTAAAGCCAGATGTCTCCATACTCCAAAACCAGTGATCATCATCCATGGTATTACTCAACTCAATGCCAACAATCAACTCTCTGTCCCTATCCTCAAACATATCATCAATAACCTCTAAATCCCAAGATCTCTTGCCAATTCTCATCAAAGTACAAATTTTTTTATCCAGAAGTCCCTGGTGTTGACTAGTGACATATGGGTTACTCACATTCGACAACCAAGGATTGAGCAAAATACTAACAGATTTGCCACTTCCTATCGACCTCCTTACACCTCTTCGAACCAGATCTTGCGCAACCCAAATACCCCGCTAAATGAAGCTTGGATTTTGTCCTAACTCAGCCCTTAAGAACGAGCCGTTAGGATAATACTGAGCTTTAAAAATTCTACCCACAAGCGATTCTTCCTTAGTTAACAGCCACCACCATTGTTTTTCCAAAAACGAGAGATTATAGTCCCGTAGATCACGAAAGCCTAACTCACCAACATGCTTGTGCCTACAAAGCCTCTTCCATGATAACCAACTCACTCCCTTATAAAAGACTTTGATTGCGATTTCCACCAAAAATTAGACATCATGCCCTCAAGACTTGTACAAACTTCCTTTGTTAAGAGGAAAACACTCATAGCGTAACTTGGTAAAGCCTGAGCAAcggactttaaaaaaaatttcttaccCGTTTTAGACAAAAACTTTGTCTCCCAACTAAAAATTCTCTTCTTCATTTTGTCCTTAAGGAAGCCTAAAATTGCATTTTTGTTCCTTCTCATAATGAAAGGTAACCCCAAATAGCGACTGCCCGCCTCACTCAATCCCATAAGAGCACACAAACGGGCACGTAGATCCACATGCGTGTTAGTACTAAAAAAACACTGAGGACTTAGCAAAATTTACTTTTTGACCTGACGTCATCTCATAAACAATAAGGAGATATAGCACATTCTCAGTGTTCACCTCATTGGCCTTGCAATACACATAGCTATCATTCGCAAAGAGTATGTGAGAAACAGTTGGAGCGCCTCTAGCCACTTTACACTCTGTTAACCAACGATGTCGTTCATACTTTTTCAATAGAGACGAGAAACTCTCCGCACAAAGCAGGAAAATATACATGAATAACAGGTCTCCAATTGTCTCAACTCTCTTTTAAGAGTAATTGGACCTATAATATGACCACCATGGGTCACATTGTAAGTAACTATAGAGACACAAAACATAATCAAATCCACCAACCGACCATTAAACCCTATATGAAGAAGCAAACTCTCTAGAAAACACCATTCGACTTTGTCGTAGGCTTTGGTCATATCTACTTTAATAGCCATGAAACCATCCTTACCAAAGACAAATAtatctttaaaaattaataaaaaaaagtaagtttagttaaattagaaaatttaattacctttttttttatataaacaaaataaataaatttgattcctttttggtgaattaaataaatcatataataatttttataaaaaaaaaataaattatataataaaatattatatttagttattttattatttaaaaaaagagaattaattctcattaatttgtttcctaaactttgtaatagaaaaaattaGTAAGATACACATAAATTAAGgataaaagaaaggaaaaagtcCTTAATTTTAGAATGAAACATTCcgttttttacattatttattttaatttttattattagctAAAGACaaataaatgttaaaaaaacttataaataaaaaataattttagctaaattaaaaaaattaattaccttCCTCatttatataaacaaaataaaacaagttTGATTTCCTTTTTagtcaattaaataaataatataataaaatattatttttaattatttcatattttaaattcacttatttATTATCGATTATTCTAATTTCAATTATAATGAACTTGTTTTAAAAGTAAActattcaattttaaaataaagtttCTACCAAACTTAAGAACATTTCTTCTTCAAATAATAAGAAACAAATGAGTttcttctttcatattttattggTGAGCTACATTAGTTCATAACTAACCTCTTACTTTGACTAGTTAACTCGATGCAAATAAGATACCAAATTCTCAAATAgttacctaaatatataattacattAAGGAAAAGACACATTTTAAAGATGGGTAATAATGGTTAATAATGTTTATTACAAGCACATTCATCAAACTTTCCCGTACAATAAAAACAGTACACAACTCTATATTGTCGTTTCTCATGGCGTGCCTAATATTTCTGAaaagaattataaaaaaaagtggtaaaagtaaaaataaaaaaattaaaaaaaaagagcatGAAAAGAAgtgtatttaatattatttggtCAAACTGACTGACCACCCAATAAGCCAGACTTTGTATTTGTCGTTGCTTTCCTTCTTTCACCGACCTGTTACTGTCAATACTACGCTACATCCGCAGCCACAGTTAATCAATTCTCATTCACCAATAATAACACGCCACGTCATCGAATGACTCACGTGATGAAATCCTATTGGTCATTATCAGCACCGAAATCCTTCGCGGATACAGAGTAACAGTCAATATTTTCGGTGGGATTACGAATTTAACTGACACAAATTCACAAATTTTGTTTCTACCGTTTACACTGACAAGATTCGAAATCCCCCAAATCTtactttttctttctaattataatttattttgtattttaatttcttaaataagaaaatttatatATGGAAATAAACCGTAATTTGAAGGGAAAAAActcatataaatatttaatcaattttcgattaaattaaaaaaaatagacaacagagaaaaaaaaagcGTCAAGATCGGGTTAGGGTTTCTCTCATCTTCACTGGAATCTCTTCTTGTCTCTTTGTCTGAAACCGTTACAGTGAAAACCCTCGATTCCTTTCTGCAATTATTTCAGGTATTTTTCTGATATTTATATAACGATTATGTTTtctacacaaaatcaattattttttagtcaatttgtTTGGTTGCTgaacactttttttctttttgaggtATTGAATATTGGATGCGATTTATGCTGAAGGTCAATTGAGAATTGTGttattgttgagattaatttattttttggtttgattGTTTGTGGAGTTTTGTGCTGAAAGAAACGTTGAATCGGGGGAAGGTTTCAAATGCCGGAGGAGGACCTGGTTGAGCTGAAGTTTCGTCTTTATGATGGATCagatattggtcccttccgatactCGCCGGCTTCTACCGTTGCAATGCTTAAGGAGAGAATCGTTGCTGACTGGCCTAAAGGtcagaaattttcaattttttcaattGTTGTTGAAATAGTTCATGTTGTTTGTTCCTATGTCATTGCTTGTAGCTAGGTAATTTTTGGCTTTTAGTGTTGATTTTTCTCATTGGCATGCTCAGAAAAGGGATAACCATTTTGACTGATTCTGTTTTTGAGCCAATGTGTTGTTAATCTTGAGTGTTGTATTGAATGTAGGTGTGTATTAATCGAATTTAACCATCTCTGTATGAAGATAATTGGTGAATAAATTAAATGTTGGACTAAGAAAAACTTTTTATTTGGGGAAAGAACCTTTTGGCCTTAAATTTTGAGTGTCTTGTAGGTTACTTTTTCTGATTTTGTTAAGTTGAGAATGATTCATGTTTAGGGAATCCCCCTTTTCCGTTTATCCTTTTCTCTCTGAATTGTTGCAAGTGGGCATATTTAATTTATGGATACAGTTGAACAACCTAATGGTGATGGGCTTTCCATTGAAGTCATCTGTATGTGCCTTATCATTTCTTTTGGTGGACATAGTTTTTGTTATTACAGTACTTCCCGAAATTGAAAAgctattattttctattttaagatACATGCTTACTCTATGGGCTGACAATGTGTGAGACCGAAAATGGTATGATCCTTTGAAATTATCGTCAAGAAATTAATGGGCTcggttttttcttttcttagaaAATTCGCTGTATTTTTTCCTTCAGAAATTCTTTAACAATTATGGAAATCGTAACTTTTACTTGTGTTTACTTGTGTTGATTGATCTTGAGACTTGAGTTATGGAAACAAAGAAACGGTCATGGATTACGGTGCATTAAATTGTTCAACTTGCTTTCTTATATTCATATTTGTTTCCCTTCATGATATGTTTGattcttattattctaattgCGAGTTACTGTAATTATTGCGTAAACAATCTATTAACTGTCACCGTTTAGTTTACTTTTATTATGGCGCTTATAAGGTAAGGTATTGCTTTCACATTATCTGGTGTTCTGTTCCTCCAATTCCCCTATTTGATTAACTGTGAGCTGCtgagttttattattttcagaGAATAGATTATAGGATTAAGTGGTAGCTCAAAGACCCTGTTGTGGATTTTTggaattttagtttttttttaagaaaagaatTCTGAATAGATTTGGTTGGAAGTGGACATATAAGCACCGTACATAGGTCACCTACTTTCCTTACCCAAAAGTTTCATTTTTGTCAACATGATAAATTGATAATGACTAAAGTTTGGCATCAGAGTGAAGCTATGTTGTTGGACTTGGACATGCTTTATGTCCATATAGCTTTACATCGCTGCTTCTGTCAATATCCCGAGTATCTATGGAGTAGGCTTAATTATATGCTACAAGATTGTCATTTGTAAAATTCCTCTTTCCCTTTCTCCCTTTCTAACTACTACATTTTGGGATGTTTAAATTTGTCTTCTGTTTAttatatcattatttattttGCCTCTCTTAGATAAAAAGATTGTACCAAAAGGAGCAAATGACATTAAATTGATCAACGCTGGGAAGATATTGGAAAACAACAAGACTGTGGGTCAGTGTAAAGCGCCATTCGGAGAGCTTCCAAGAGGAGTAATCACCATGCATGTTGTTGTTCAGCCATCTTTGGCAAAAATGAAAACAGGTACGCAGTTTTCATCTCCCAGATTACaagtttttttgaattttttatattCATCGCCTCAATATCACCCCTGTACTTGATGAGCTTGTGATTTTTATATCTATGCTGGCTAGGAATTCTTCTAAGAAATGGTTTATTTGACTTTAACAGAAAAGAAAGTTGATGAAGCcccaaagaaaaatatttgttCATGTTCCATATTGTAATAAAACTGGCTTGTGAGCACGTCTAAGCTTGTGAGTTAGTCTTGAGATTCCCCTTGGTCTTCGACACCATCGAAAATGAGTAgctgaagagaagaaaaaaaaattaataatttgttgAATCAGTCAGTCCCATCTCTCATGGTCTCTCACATGTTTGTTGGAGGGCATTCTTGTTTTACAGTCCATAATAGTGCTAATGTATGTTACTTTTTATAAAATGGGTGCTTGATTTATTTTGGTAGCTTGTTCAATatctatttcaaaattatttatacttaggtggcgtttggttggaggtaatgaaatggaatggaatggaaaggaaataattttcattccattcctttgtttggttgcattttgaagtattggaatggcattccaatggaataatctttccaccattttggtagaatggctattccattttaaaaaggaaggaatgaccattccaatgtaacaagaaaaaaaatttaattatttttttattaattttttttatccattttaaattttattcatttccattcctattcccattcccattcctattcttatattttcattcctcccaaccaaacgcctcctaaGATCGTTATTATCTAAgctttataatataaatatccTATAATACCAGTTTGATTGATCATTAATATTAGTGACCTGGCCTTTTTGATTGATTATTTACCAACCAATAAAAACAATTTACCTATGTGATTAGAAAGTATGCAGTTAATAATTAAAGAAGAATTGATTGTCAACAAGCTTTCGGCAACTGATAGATAGGGTGTGTCTTTAGTCTAGTGTTTTtactcatacttttctttagaaaaaaattaaagttataCTTTTATGAGTAGTCACATGAGTTGCTTCATTGTTTCAAAATTACATGTCAATTCACAGTAAAAGCATTCCATAGAGTGGCAGTTGATGAGTAATTAGCGGTAGTCATAAATACAGAAGATGGAAAGGGTTGACACATTTATCAAACTTCATTCATGGAATTGTAACACGTTTTttagaatcatggggttccatctcaaaagcAATTGGTAGTGGAGTAGTCCATGTTTTTATATATAGCTTAATTCTTCGCCATTTATTTTATGTGGGACATTGTCCACAATACACGTCACACATGCAATAGGTGTTATGTTTATGCATATCAGGCCCCAGCCCCACTCTACACCCGCCCACCCAATCACATTCTCTTCTCTCCCTTTCTATATGTTGCTTTGATTAACAATAGTCAAAAacctataaaaataatatttgatatttgtaGTTGAAGtgcttaaataattatttatttattattctgAAATGTAAGTGCTTAAATTATTTACATGCTACAAATGTATTAACTTGCATACTAAATTTCAGATAAGaataatgataaataaataaaagagaatAAGAGATAAATTGATATTGATCTAGTCAATTTGCACATTTCTCATTGTCCTTCACCATCCCCGTCAGCTCCTTTAAAAGAGCAtaatctgtaaaaaaaaaaaaaaaaagataagaatgAGCTACAAAGTGGTTTCGCGGTAACAACAGAGCATTTTTATTAACGGTGtaagtatttaaaattttaaatttataaatagcataagttcaatatttattttaaagtaatttgtggcataaatacttaattttaattctcggttctaaataaatatataaatttaattttttacaaaaataatacttaaattatatttttaaaattttgtagttaCTTGACTAATaaatattagtatatttaaactaatttattttgtaaaataaaaatttaataatttaaacaaataaaaaattgtcacgTACAATTAATATACTCAAcacttaacaatttttttttttttttgaggtgaCACACTTAACAAACtttgttataaatataataatgaaaaaactccagaaaaatatatataatttatatttaatattaattgtacAAAACAATTCTCACATATATAATAGCTATAAATATCTTCAAATAGAGCATATAATCCAAATCAACACGTACCCCGTACACGTACCAGAAATGTAAAAACAAAATCcactaataagtgataaataAGCTAAATTGAATCATCAACTAATGCAATTAAGTATCGAATCATATTGATCCGATACTAAATTGAATTAATATGAAAGATGAGTAATGTTCCACACCACAGATACTTTTTAGCAATAAATCCATCAGCATCCCCCGGTAGAAGCAACGATGAGAGCCCTATTGTGACCCGATACTAAATTGTGTATTTAACGTAAGACCTATATCATCAACATCGCCATGCAGAAGCTGCGATGAGAGGCCTGTCCATCCACCCTAAGAGCAAGCAACCATTATCTTCAGTCAACCTATAACCTTCACAAGAGTAAAGTCCAAGCAATATCTTTGACTGAGTCACCGCGTTCGCACTCAGTTGAACCCCTTTGAACCCTTTCCCTTCCATCAATTTCCTCCATTTATCCAACCTCTCGTGTCTCTCAATTCTCTCTGGACCCTCGTAAGCCACGATGTTCCGAATCTCAGGCGCGAAAATGTATTGCTCAACCTTAGCTCTCTGAGGTGACTCGGCTGGAAAAGTCGCGTCCAACGAGTCAAAAATCGCCGAGTAATAATGCAAAGCCTCGAGAAATCTGCCTAAAAAATAGGGTCCGTTGTGGCTCGCTTCTTGTTCAACCAAAGTCACTATATTCGGAGCTTGATCTCTAATCATGGCTAGTAAATTTCCAAGACAATTGCCCGGAACACGGTGGAGACGGTTGACCGAGTTGACCGCCAATGCCTCGCCGACTCGGCGGTGGAACATGTGGGGTTCGAGGTGTTCGAGTTGTTCCCCAACGGCATGGAATTCGAAAGGGACTTGGAGTGAGTGAGCCAACTCGGTCAAGCAACGACCCGTTTCTCGAACCGAGTCAATGGACGATCCAACCCCTGTTATTCGGAGAAATGGGGACCCACCTGATCGTGCTGACAAGGCTTGCATAAATGCTGGCCATTGATATCCTTGGAGTATGTCGAGATCGATGACGTGGACACGTGATTCGGTCTCGAAAGCTTCGAAGATTGCTTGATTGGCTGTGAAATGAGCGAATTTTATGTAGGGACAAGCTTGGTAGACTATTTGGTATATTTTTAAGACTTCTAAAGAGTTTGGGGGAAAAGGGTTGAAAGATTTTGATGAGTTGGatgaggtggtggtggtggtggtgggtgTTATTATGGAATTAGGTGTGGTGAGAGTTGCGGCTAGTCTTGCTGATAAGGCTTCGGTGAAACATGCGGCGACTCGTTGCATTGAATCACCGAGTGGTGTGACAATGGTGTTGAGGTGGTGGAGAAATCTTCTGGCTAACATGTACTCCTCTTTGGATACTGCTTCTGCACAGGCTAGAAGAAGATGCACTAATTGAAGCCCACTGTCTTGTTCATGCTGCATGCATACGTATATATAACTCAGTCATAAATTAGCATTTTAACTTGaaaagagaaataaaaaaaCACGATACATAAAAGGGTAAGTTTATCATACACCCatttttgttattgttgttgttttttaattgtttttacaTTTAAAAGAGTTTTTTAGTTCAATTTAGAACCATTggttaatttttagaaaattttaaataatttatagttttgaaaataaacttcaaacaattatttatattacacgtactaaaaaaataaaatttacatgttgttcataaaaaaaaaattaaaatttgactTAAAAGCTAATTATCTAGCTAGTTATAGAATAGTAGTGTACCAAAACACCCTTTTTAGAGATATACTaaagattttctcaaaaaaattattagaagaTGGATACAAATTTTTGTTAATGACTACATACATAAATATTGAAATTCAAACAATTTAAATTGGTAcagaataatttaaaatttaagcaatatatattaaaattattaacaaaaaaCAATTCTTTAATCATTGGGAATGGAACCATCTTAAATAAAGTTAATTTATATTTCTTACTACATAAGTATATGTTAAGTTTGTGTATAATTTGTACGTGCACGTATCATtgttcttatttaaataaggagataaaaagagagagagacaaaGATTTGACCTGATCAATAGGAGGAGGGTGCATCATGAGATTGTTATTATGATTATTTTGGTGCATGTTGTGTTGGTGATTCTTCTCTTGCTGTCGTTCAAGCTGCAACTGTTGTGATAAGGGAACACTCGTACTAGaattatgattatgattataggtagtgttgttgttgttgttagaaGTATGATGATCCGAGTGTTGGTGGTTGTTGGTAATGAtttgatgttgttgttgttgttgttgttgttgttgataattagatgatgatgatgttgatgatattCCAGATATGATATCAGAGACCTTAGTTAAGGTTGTTGTGGAATTATTCTGATTAATAAAATCCTCCAAAAGCTCCTCAATCGCCGGAAGAGCAAGGCTAGTCTCTGGCTGCTGCTCCTGTTGTTGTATATATTGATTGTTCACTGTGTTCAACACCTTATGAAGTGGACTAAGTCCTTTACTACCTGTTCCAAATTCCaatccaattttcaaattacagATAACCATTCTCATCAAATCAAAAAGAGTATAACATGTTCAATTAAGACATTTCTTTAGTTTATAGCATTAATATTTACCTCTGCTGGTGCTACTATTGAAAGCATTTCCTAGAGGAGAAGAAGAATATAATCTTGGTGGTGATGATGAGTAAATGGGTGGCAGAG includes:
- the LOC115700734 gene encoding membrane-anchored ubiquitin-fold protein 3 codes for the protein MPEEDLVELKFRLYDGSDIGPFRYSPASTVAMLKERIVADWPKDKKIVPKGANDIKLINAGKILENNKTVGQCKAPFGELPRGVITMHVVVQPSLAKMKTEKKVDEAPKKNICSCSIL
- the LOC115698988 gene encoding GRAS family protein RAM1-like, which produces MMNSLCGSMGSLKRENSCTTIPPTTTSPNSISDQTSSISSVPNKNIIITNNTTDIQQQQQHSSSSNSINLLTPPSLDFSNLKFEELDNNINNEDHHHHQAVVQSPDNTMWDSILFSDNLDSPDFMVMSPVRNMSSPQLSSSYNYNYNSSMQQQQQGQSTLPPIYSSSPPRLYSSSPLGNAFNSSTSRGSKGLSPLHKVLNTVNNQYIQQQEQQPETSLALPAIEELLEDFINQNNSTTTLTKLQLERQQEKNHQHNMHQNNHNNNLMMHPPPIDQHEQDSGLQLVHLLLACAEAVSKEEYMLARRFLHHLNTIVTPLGDSMQRVAACFTEALSARLAATLTTPNSIITPTTTTTTSSNSSKSFNPFPPNSLEVLKIYQIVYQACPYIKFAHFTANQAIFEAFETESRVHVIDLDILQGYQWPAFMQALSARSGGSPFLRITGVGSSIDSVRETGRCLTELAHSLQVPFEFHAVGEQLEHLEPHMFHRRVGEALAVNSVNRLHRVPGNCLGNLLAMIRDQAPNIVTLVEQEASHNGPYFLGRFLEALHYYSAIFDSLDATFPAESPQRAKVEQYIFAPEIRNIVAYEGPERIERHERLDKWRKLMEGKGFKGVQLSANAVTQSKILLGLYSCEGYRLTEDNGCLLLGWMDRPLIAASAWRC